In Mastigocladopsis repens PCC 10914, a single window of DNA contains:
- a CDS encoding Uma2 family endonuclease: MILQVNNPLTLQQFLNLPLGEGDITYELVDGQAIPKMSPKKFHSKLTRALLYLIEQWCEGKGEVCPELAIALTRRGRDWVPTPDILYISNERLPADWEQDGACSVPPDLVIEIISPGQTFGQMTAKAKDYLDAQVLRVWVVDSKARSITVFYPDAAPQTHMGEQLLTDSLFKGLELTAEQVFQKAKIP; this comes from the coding sequence ATGATACTTCAGGTAAACAATCCACTGACCTTGCAACAGTTTCTGAATCTTCCCCTAGGCGAGGGAGATATCACCTACGAACTTGTTGATGGTCAGGCAATTCCTAAGATGTCACCAAAAAAATTCCACTCTAAGCTTACCCGCGCTCTTCTCTATTTAATTGAGCAATGGTGTGAAGGCAAAGGTGAAGTTTGTCCAGAATTGGCTATTGCATTAACCCGTCGGGGGCGAGATTGGGTGCCTACACCTGATATTTTATACATCTCTAATGAACGTTTACCTGCCGACTGGGAACAAGACGGAGCGTGTTCTGTTCCCCCCGATTTGGTCATTGAGATTATTTCACCAGGACAAACCTTTGGACAAATGACTGCTAAAGCAAAAGATTATTTAGACGCCCAGGTGCTGCGGGTTTGGGTGGTAGATTCTAAAGCCAGAAGCATTACTGTTTTTTACCCAGATGCAGCACCCCAGACTCACATGGGAGAACAACTACTTACAGATTCCCTGTTTAAGGGACTGGAATTGACTGCGGAGCAGGTGTTTCAAAAGGCGAAAATACCATAA
- the aroB gene encoding 3-dehydroquinate synthase, with protein sequence MASIINVNLPQQSYEIANAPGGIDQLGEMMSNLKLGKKVLLVSNPTVFKQYGERAVASLEAAGFKVTNCTLPPGERYKTLSSVQKIYDTALENRIERSSTMVALGGGVIGDMTGFAAATWLRGINFVQVPTSLLAMVDAAIGGKTGVNHPQGKNLIGAFHQPRLVLIDQQVLKTLPMREFRAGMAEVIKYGVIWDAQLFAEMEQSKRLDQLRYVKAELIESILQRSCQAKADVVGKDEKEAGLRAILNYGHTIGHAVESLTGYRVVNHGEAVAIGMVAAGQIAVKLGMWQKEETERQDALIQKAGLPTQLPSGVDIEAIIEALQVDKKVQAGKVMFILPTQIGVVTITDQVPSDTIRQVLQGM encoded by the coding sequence ATGGCTTCTATTATTAACGTAAATCTACCACAACAGTCTTATGAGATTGCAAACGCTCCAGGTGGTATAGATCAACTGGGCGAGATGATGAGCAATTTGAAGCTGGGCAAGAAAGTACTCCTGGTTTCTAACCCGACTGTTTTTAAACAATATGGCGAAAGGGCAGTTGCATCTTTGGAAGCTGCTGGGTTTAAAGTGACAAATTGCACACTCCCACCAGGTGAACGCTACAAAACCCTCAGTTCTGTGCAAAAAATCTATGATACCGCGCTAGAAAACCGTATAGAACGCTCCTCGACAATGGTAGCTTTGGGGGGAGGTGTCATTGGGGATATGACTGGCTTTGCCGCTGCCACTTGGCTACGGGGGATTAACTTTGTACAAGTGCCAACCTCACTCTTGGCAATGGTGGATGCAGCAATAGGTGGCAAAACTGGTGTCAATCATCCCCAAGGTAAAAACTTGATTGGGGCGTTTCATCAGCCACGCTTGGTTTTAATTGACCAACAGGTGCTGAAAACTTTGCCAATGCGTGAGTTCCGTGCCGGAATGGCAGAAGTCATTAAGTACGGGGTGATTTGGGATGCTCAATTATTTGCCGAGATGGAACAGAGTAAACGCTTGGATCAACTACGCTATGTAAAAGCTGAGTTGATTGAATCTATACTTCAGCGTTCTTGTCAAGCAAAAGCTGATGTCGTGGGCAAAGATGAGAAAGAAGCCGGACTGCGGGCGATTCTCAACTACGGTCACACCATCGGGCATGCAGTCGAAAGTTTGACGGGTTATCGAGTCGTGAATCATGGCGAAGCAGTCGCCATTGGCATGGTTGCAGCAGGGCAGATTGCAGTGAAACTGGGGATGTGGCAAAAGGAAGAGACTGAACGTCAAGACGCCCTCATTCAAAAAGCTGGTTTACCAACTCAGTTACCGTCTGGCGTGGATATTGAAGCAATTATCGAGGCTTTGCAAGTAGACAAGAAAGTTCAAGCAGGTAAAGTCATGTTTATTCTACCTACACAAATTGGTGTGGTGACGATTACCGACCAAGTGCCATCAGATACCATCCGACAGGTGTTGCAGGGAATGTAA
- the petL gene encoding cytochrome b6-f complex subunit PetL, with translation MFGVIAYLVFLGLFFGIAVGLLFGLRAIKLI, from the coding sequence ATGTTTGGTGTAATAGCTTACTTAGTCTTCTTGGGTCTGTTCTTTGGTATCGCTGTTGGGTTGCTTTTCGGTTTGCGTGCTATTAAGCTGATTTAA
- the bioB gene encoding biotin synthase BioB, which translates to MTVVIRYDWQESEIREIYDTPLLELIYQSASVHRQYHDPRKIQVCKLISIKTGGCPEDCSYCAQSSRYKTEVKAQALLEKETVVSIAQQAKESGVSRVCMGAAWREVRDNSQFEQVLEMVKEVTALGLEVCCTLGMLTQSQAKRLEEAGLYAYNHNLDTSEDYYSTIITTRTYGDRLNTINNVRQTNVTVCSGGILGLGESVDDRVSMLHTLATLHPHPESVPINILSQVQGTPLENQPDVPIWDVVRMIATARILMPASDVRLSAGRARLSQLEQALCFLAGANSIFSSDNGHMLTVTTPCPAYDADSQMLNLLGLEVRSPFVGQHKASKETVVR; encoded by the coding sequence ATGACAGTAGTAATACGGTACGATTGGCAAGAATCAGAAATACGTGAAATATATGATACACCTCTGCTAGAGCTTATCTATCAATCTGCTAGCGTGCATCGCCAATACCACGACCCTCGAAAAATACAGGTTTGTAAACTGATATCTATTAAAACAGGGGGTTGTCCAGAAGATTGTAGCTACTGTGCCCAATCCTCCCGCTACAAAACAGAGGTTAAAGCACAAGCACTCTTAGAAAAAGAAACAGTCGTCAGCATTGCCCAACAAGCTAAAGAAAGCGGTGTGAGTCGTGTCTGCATGGGCGCTGCGTGGCGAGAGGTGCGCGACAACTCCCAATTTGAGCAAGTGTTGGAAATGGTCAAAGAGGTGACAGCATTAGGATTAGAGGTCTGCTGCACTTTAGGTATGCTAACTCAATCACAAGCCAAGCGCTTGGAAGAAGCAGGGCTTTACGCCTACAACCATAACTTGGATACCTCAGAGGACTACTACAGCACTATCATTACAACCAGGACTTATGGCGATCGCCTCAACACGATTAACAATGTCCGGCAGACTAATGTGACCGTCTGTTCTGGTGGTATACTCGGCTTGGGCGAAAGTGTGGATGACCGCGTGTCTATGTTGCACACTCTGGCAACCCTACATCCACATCCAGAATCAGTGCCAATCAATATTCTCTCGCAAGTTCAGGGCACACCTTTGGAAAATCAGCCCGATGTCCCCATTTGGGATGTGGTGCGAATGATTGCCACAGCACGTATTTTAATGCCTGCGTCTGATGTTCGTCTAAGCGCAGGTAGAGCTAGACTTTCGCAATTAGAGCAAGCTTTATGCTTCTTAGCGGGAGCCAATTCCATCTTTTCCAGTGACAATGGGCATATGTTAACGGTGACGACTCCCTGTCCTGCATACGATGCTGACAGTCAAATGCTGAATTTACTCGGTCTAGAGGTGCGTTCTCCTTTTGTAGGTCAACATAAAGCCTCTAAGGAAACCGTGGTTCGATGA
- the rimJ gene encoding ribosomal protein S5-alanine N-acetyltransferase, whose product MELELPHITTERLFLRLASKEDIPAILTFYAENKTYLTPFSPPWSDNFFTQEYWQNQVENNYLEFINDISLRLFIFSKNSQKIIIGLINFSNFVRSAAQYCNVGYGLAEVEQGKGYMTEALQAAIQYVFQELNMHRIMANYMPHNQRSGNVLKRLGFVVEGYARDYLLINGKWQDHILTSMTNPNWRVNL is encoded by the coding sequence ATGGAATTGGAACTGCCACATATTACAACAGAACGTCTGTTCTTAAGACTAGCAAGCAAGGAGGATATACCTGCAATCCTCACATTTTATGCTGAAAACAAAACATATCTCACTCCATTCTCTCCTCCTTGGTCTGATAACTTCTTCACTCAAGAGTATTGGCAGAATCAGGTAGAGAATAACTATTTAGAATTTATTAACGATATATCATTAAGATTATTTATTTTTTCTAAAAATAGTCAAAAAATAATTATTGGACTTATCAACTTTTCTAATTTTGTCAGAAGTGCCGCTCAGTACTGTAATGTAGGATACGGTCTTGCAGAGGTTGAACAAGGAAAAGGTTATATGACAGAAGCACTGCAAGCGGCTATTCAGTATGTATTTCAAGAATTAAACATGCACCGAATTATGGCAAATTATATGCCTCACAACCAACGCAGCGGCAATGTCCTGAAAAGGTTAGGATTTGTTGTCGAAGGGTATGCCAGGGACTACCTGTTAATTAATGGAAAATGGCAAGATCACATCCTTACAAGTATGACCAACCCTAACTGGCGGGTAAACCTATAA
- a CDS encoding protein adenylyltransferase SelO produces MALAETSNNTNSTNPFLNLSYEGALESLGDEYYDEVVAAEFPQHILRWRNDALLPKLGLNSEFVKDEHFISAFGKFEGRKPLLALRYHGYQFGEYNPFLGDGRGFLYGQVRGTDGELYDFGTKGSGKTPYSRGGDGILTLKGGVREVLAAEMLHHLGVRTSRCLSMIETGLSLWRGDEPSPTRSSVMVRMSRSHIRFGTFERLHYLRRPDLTQKLLDHVIEQYYRPLIGEKDKYALFYADLVKRTAELVAQWMAAGFCHAVLNTDNMSITGESFDYGPYAFIPSYQPYFTAAYFDYYGRYSYTHQPGICKWNLETLQDALKAVIEPADMQTGLARFDEHYHSEYRSLMLKKLGFEQLLHPEADELLNLTIQFLQDSQVGYHEFFYEMARTFSVKWRDEPGLIMADSDIVPASGTSEIFDNLCITYHKILNHFDLEQINIIAQTLARYNPKSVILRPVIESIWESIAQEDNWQPFYELIKRIQSGK; encoded by the coding sequence ATGGCTTTGGCTGAAACTTCAAACAACACGAATTCTACCAATCCTTTTCTCAACCTCAGCTACGAAGGTGCCCTTGAATCCCTAGGCGACGAGTACTACGATGAAGTTGTCGCAGCAGAATTTCCTCAACATATTTTGCGCTGGCGTAACGATGCACTTCTACCCAAATTAGGACTAAACTCGGAATTCGTAAAAGACGAACACTTCATCTCAGCCTTTGGCAAATTTGAGGGACGAAAACCACTTTTGGCACTACGTTATCACGGCTATCAATTTGGAGAATATAACCCTTTTTTAGGTGATGGCAGAGGCTTTCTTTACGGACAAGTACGCGGTACTGATGGCGAACTATACGACTTTGGCACCAAAGGTTCCGGTAAAACTCCTTACTCTCGTGGTGGCGATGGTATACTAACACTTAAGGGCGGAGTACGAGAAGTTCTCGCTGCAGAAATGCTACACCACTTAGGTGTACGTACTTCACGGTGTTTGAGCATGATTGAAACAGGCTTATCCCTTTGGCGAGGTGATGAACCCTCCCCCACCCGTTCCTCAGTGATGGTTAGGATGAGCCGATCGCACATTCGGTTTGGCACTTTTGAACGACTGCACTACTTACGCCGTCCGGATTTGACTCAAAAGCTATTAGACCATGTCATTGAGCAGTATTACCGACCTTTAATTGGTGAAAAAGATAAATACGCTCTATTTTACGCAGATTTAGTCAAACGGACAGCAGAATTGGTAGCGCAGTGGATGGCAGCTGGTTTTTGTCATGCTGTATTAAATACAGACAATATGTCTATTACAGGGGAGAGTTTTGACTACGGTCCCTATGCGTTCATTCCCAGTTACCAGCCTTACTTTACCGCTGCCTATTTCGATTATTATGGACGCTATAGCTATACTCATCAACCTGGTATTTGTAAGTGGAATTTAGAAACACTCCAAGACGCCCTAAAGGCTGTTATTGAGCCAGCGGATATGCAGACTGGATTAGCTAGATTTGATGAGCATTATCATAGCGAATACCGCTCTTTGATGTTGAAGAAGTTAGGTTTTGAGCAGTTGCTACATCCAGAAGCCGATGAACTTTTAAACCTAACAATTCAGTTTTTACAAGATAGCCAAGTTGGTTATCACGAGTTCTTTTACGAGATGGCTCGCACCTTTAGCGTGAAATGGCGAGATGAACCAGGCTTGATTATGGCAGATTCTGATATTGTACCTGCATCAGGGACATCAGAAATTTTTGATAATTTGTGTATCACCTACCACAAAATATTAAATCATTTTGACCTTGAGCAAATAAACATCATTGCCCAAACTCTAGCTCGTTACAATCCCAAAAGTGTGATACTAAGACCAGTCATTGAATCAATTTGGGAATCTATTGCTCAGGAAGATAATTGGCAACCTTTTTATGAGTTAATTAAGCGTATTCAGTCGGGAAAATAG
- a CDS encoding DUF565 domain-containing protein: protein MQNTRLNNLFNAIALRLRLWFFNPWRRFSVLVISFLLGFFLGNAVSTTAGQTAEWDVVVAATLVALTEVGNRIFYGRSIRERQALWVESLNILKIGLTYSLFLEAFKLGS from the coding sequence ATGCAAAACACACGTTTAAACAACTTATTCAATGCTATTGCATTACGCTTAAGGTTGTGGTTTTTCAATCCTTGGCGGCGATTTTCGGTTCTAGTAATTAGTTTTTTGCTCGGTTTTTTTCTAGGAAACGCAGTCTCCACCACAGCAGGACAAACTGCTGAATGGGACGTTGTTGTCGCTGCGACGTTAGTGGCGTTGACAGAAGTTGGCAATAGAATATTTTATGGTCGTAGTATACGAGAGCGACAAGCGCTTTGGGTAGAATCACTCAATATCCTCAAAATTGGTCTAACTTACAGCCTGTTTCTGGAAGCGTTCAAACTGGGTTCTTGA
- a CDS encoding ArnT family glycosyltransferase — translation MRDKWFNNIDKRPALVVTLSILWLVLIGGVAFFWHLGSIGLIDETEPLFAEASRQMFVTGDWITPFFNGETRFDKPALIYWCQAIAYSIFGVNEWAVRLPSALAATGLMCLVFYTIQWHLAKQDYLEQIVRPSRHWLTAALGAAVMALSPQMIGWGRTGVSDMLLVGCMDSALLCFFLGYAQPLKSEVKARWYLAFYILTAGAILTKGPVGIVLPALIIGIFLLYLGNAKEVLREMRPLTGLLITLCLSLPWYVLVIWRNGENYINSFFGYHNIERFTSVVNRHSAPWYFYFLVVLLGFAPYSVYLPLAIARLKFWQRNDWRSQERSSQLGLFAFFWFTGIFGFFTIAVTKLPSYVLPLMPAAAILVALLWSDIIKDTGRRGQGKISPSPHLPLLFTGWVNVAFLSALAVAMFYVPQLIGSDPAAPNFRQLLQQSGVTVLGGVIWLLCAVLLAAILMRRRYQPVLMVNVLGFAAFLVFVLTPCLFLMDQERQLPLRELSATIVQAQRPSEEVVMVGFKKPTVVFYTHRHVTYVKMSSAAAQYIQNKAAKTAQPASVLVLAQPKKFPEMGLKPTDYENLATRGAYQLIRVPLKK, via the coding sequence ATGCGTGACAAATGGTTTAACAATATAGACAAGCGTCCAGCCCTCGTTGTGACTTTGTCGATTTTATGGTTAGTTTTGATTGGTGGGGTGGCATTCTTTTGGCATTTGGGCAGTATTGGCTTAATTGATGAGACAGAGCCACTGTTTGCTGAAGCCTCCCGCCAAATGTTTGTGACTGGTGATTGGATCACTCCGTTCTTCAATGGCGAAACTCGTTTCGATAAACCTGCTTTAATTTACTGGTGTCAGGCGATCGCCTACTCAATTTTTGGAGTGAATGAATGGGCGGTACGTTTGCCTTCAGCGCTTGCGGCGACAGGTTTGATGTGTCTTGTATTTTACACTATACAGTGGCATTTGGCAAAACAAGATTATCTGGAGCAAATCGTTCGCCCTTCTCGACACTGGTTAACAGCTGCTTTAGGAGCCGCTGTCATGGCATTGAGTCCACAAATGATCGGCTGGGGTAGAACGGGTGTTTCGGATATGTTGCTCGTTGGTTGCATGGACTCAGCTTTGTTGTGCTTTTTTCTGGGGTATGCCCAACCCTTAAAATCAGAAGTAAAAGCGCGGTGGTATTTAGCTTTTTATATACTCACTGCTGGTGCGATTTTAACCAAAGGACCAGTGGGAATTGTCTTACCTGCGCTGATTATTGGCATATTTTTGCTTTATTTGGGAAACGCAAAAGAAGTTTTGCGGGAAATGCGTCCCCTGACGGGTTTGCTCATTACTTTGTGCTTATCACTACCTTGGTATGTGCTGGTTATTTGGCGCAATGGCGAGAATTATATTAATTCGTTTTTTGGATATCACAATATTGAACGATTTACAAGCGTAGTCAATCGCCATTCAGCCCCTTGGTATTTTTACTTTCTAGTCGTGTTGCTGGGCTTTGCACCATACTCAGTGTACTTACCTTTAGCAATAGCAAGGCTGAAATTTTGGCAGCGAAACGACTGGCGCTCCCAAGAACGCTCTAGCCAACTTGGTTTATTTGCCTTTTTCTGGTTTACTGGTATCTTTGGCTTTTTCACCATTGCCGTTACCAAACTCCCAAGCTACGTGTTGCCCTTAATGCCAGCCGCCGCTATTTTGGTAGCTCTGTTATGGAGCGACATCATTAAGGACACGGGGAGGCGGGGACAAGGAAAAATTTCCCCATCTCCCCATCTCCCCCTCCTCTTTACAGGCTGGGTGAATGTAGCATTTTTATCAGCACTGGCAGTGGCAATGTTTTACGTTCCTCAGTTAATAGGTAGTGATCCGGCTGCGCCGAACTTCCGCCAGTTGCTTCAACAATCAGGTGTAACAGTGCTAGGAGGTGTGATTTGGCTCCTTTGTGCTGTTCTGCTTGCGGCAATACTTATGCGTCGTCGTTACCAGCCTGTGTTAATGGTGAATGTGTTGGGGTTTGCGGCGTTTTTGGTTTTTGTCCTCACACCTTGTTTATTTTTGATGGATCAGGAACGTCAGCTACCTTTACGGGAATTGTCTGCGACTATAGTGCAAGCACAACGACCTAGTGAAGAAGTGGTCATGGTGGGCTTCAAAAAGCCTACAGTAGTTTTTTATACTCATCGTCATGTCACTTACGTGAAAATGTCTTCGGCTGCTGCACAATATATTCAAAACAAAGCTGCAAAGACAGCACAGCCTGCCTCAGTACTGGTTCTGGCTCAACCGAAAAAGTTTCCTGAAATGGGCTTAAAGCCAACTGATTACGAAAATTTAGCCACGAGAGGTGCTTATCAATTAATTCGAGTTCCTTTGAAAAAATAG
- a CDS encoding ATP-binding response regulator, whose protein sequence is MLQYPLYDFIATVPSCLETTTLAGALEIFQQEQCDRVACPESIGTERPLYRGDAPKGSRPKGDGGTPAFGDRLAVLDEQQSLVGLIYSARLIPQLLAAEGEGRSKGLDLQQPLSTLGQSLIEPIQTIPASFDVEQFSSFLRSQQIQANTNLDWAVIDLDGKFLGLVDSSRLLQFLTKQKLGIDTNKGTSRKNSRKTVQRSSADTLHHYAEATGVRNPNTSKTHPRNQKRECKPLVQLLERLPWPLMLQTSSGEVVTQNPAWWQQLGALKDPEGVRRQVESILANAPAKKLQYGTQTAPKVYSFGRNEHGCEENSLSGVSQAMPQKGVSPRSTLAAPRNHDFQQQPLVENSASNRCFFDSQLGTCTCVVEVQNGQERVWQFAKIPLDNSELKVLSTELWLMLATDVTEQQQLCKELAAKNADLIQLNRLKDEFLACISHELKTPLTAVLGLSRLLVDQQLGALNERQARYAGLIHQSGRHLMSVVNDILDLTRMETGQMELTLTNVKIQTVCDRAVSEAKAIHTQSTRASLNTQAQGTPPQEHQFSLSIEPGLDQIMADELRMRQMLVHLLSNAFKFTETGGEIGLWVSRWEGWIAFTIWDTGIGIPEHQQHLIFQKFQQLENPLTRQHEGTGLGLVLTRALARLHGGDVSFLSREGKGSQFTLLLPPSPPKEVGRLGDEEIGRNSFSPRHPNPTLQEAALQSSTKSPMLAARLRRTGISSKDATRASSLREELTLTRSVTEGLTQSPRSGNPPTHRPPVVYTPSSHHPTSSKSLVLVVEAVARYIEDLTEQLTGLGYRVVIARSGCEAIEKARRLQPKAIFLNPLLPLLSGWDVLTLLKSDDPTRHIPIIVTATGAEKEQAFTNRADGFLSLPVQHQVLTPLIEGLCAAPEGKQQKSDHGEFVCDNTPLKILRLVNPECESLTSHPLLQQHQVIEVDDLDQAELLSRVWQFDVVLLDTEMPAAEALLKQLSQHPRLADLPLVTCNVLTTQVASQMAGLSVFPCLTPSDTDKCHGGKKTDALLSVLQIASGACCPPSILVLDLAILPDLPKAKHKQMRGSPTEKNSSFSGSIFGENALCPLTTSRGCEWFQALIQYLQTAGFKASMSRSWAELLQQIRHQSIDLVLICLGESTIQQEVYSALKALGQLPFNLPPVLLLDQRLNPNDLEYAQPDICQEDTDKKFESIETLVGTITSQILPRSISMEDLLNEINKTLKGY, encoded by the coding sequence ATGCTACAGTACCCGCTTTATGACTTTATAGCAACCGTACCCAGTTGCTTAGAAACAACAACTCTGGCAGGTGCGCTGGAGATTTTTCAACAAGAGCAGTGCGATCGCGTAGCGTGCCCAGAAAGCATTGGCACAGAGCGCCCGCTCTACAGAGGCGATGCTCCCAAAGGGAGCCGCCCAAAGGGCGATGGCGGAACGCCCGCCTTCGGCGATCGCCTAGCAGTCTTGGATGAGCAACAATCCTTAGTAGGATTGATTTACTCTGCCCGTTTAATCCCACAATTACTGGCAGCAGAAGGCGAAGGTCGTTCTAAGGGTTTAGACTTACAGCAGCCCCTCTCGACACTGGGTCAAAGCTTAATTGAACCTATACAGACAATACCAGCTTCTTTCGATGTGGAGCAATTTAGCTCATTTTTGCGTTCCCAACAAATCCAAGCAAACACGAATTTAGATTGGGCAGTCATTGACTTAGATGGCAAATTTTTGGGGCTGGTGGATAGCTCGCGCCTGTTGCAATTTTTGACAAAGCAAAAATTGGGAATTGATACAAACAAGGGGACTAGCCGCAAAAATTCCAGGAAAACAGTTCAGAGGTCTTCTGCTGATACTCTTCATCATTACGCTGAAGCCACTGGTGTTCGAAATCCCAATACTAGCAAAACTCACCCACGTAACCAAAAACGAGAATGTAAGCCACTGGTCCAGTTATTGGAACGACTGCCTTGGCCTTTGATGTTACAAACAAGCAGTGGCGAAGTTGTGACGCAAAATCCGGCTTGGTGGCAACAATTGGGAGCCTTGAAAGACCCAGAAGGAGTCAGGCGACAGGTAGAATCGATATTAGCAAATGCCCCAGCCAAAAAATTACAATACGGTACTCAAACAGCACCTAAGGTGTATTCCTTTGGCAGGAACGAACATGGCTGTGAAGAAAATTCTTTGTCAGGTGTGAGCCAAGCCATGCCTCAAAAAGGTGTGTCACCTCGGTCAACATTGGCCGCTCCTCGAAATCATGACTTTCAACAGCAGCCTTTGGTGGAAAATTCTGCATCAAATCGCTGCTTTTTCGATAGCCAGCTAGGGACTTGTACCTGCGTCGTAGAGGTGCAAAATGGTCAGGAGCGAGTTTGGCAATTTGCCAAAATCCCTTTAGACAATTCTGAGTTAAAAGTCCTGAGTACTGAGTTATGGCTCATGTTAGCTACTGACGTAACAGAGCAGCAGCAGCTTTGCAAAGAACTAGCAGCGAAGAATGCTGATTTAATTCAACTCAATCGGTTAAAGGATGAGTTTTTAGCTTGTATCAGTCATGAACTCAAAACTCCTTTAACTGCCGTTTTGGGGTTATCGCGGTTACTGGTGGATCAGCAGTTGGGAGCATTAAACGAGCGTCAAGCCCGTTATGCAGGACTGATTCATCAAAGTGGACGCCACCTGATGAGTGTGGTCAATGATATTTTAGATTTGACCCGTATGGAGACGGGTCAAATGGAGCTAACGCTCACCAACGTTAAAATTCAGACAGTGTGCGATCGTGCTGTATCTGAGGCAAAAGCTATTCATACACAAAGTACCAGAGCTTCATTAAATACCCAAGCTCAAGGTACGCCTCCACAAGAACACCAATTCTCCCTCTCAATTGAACCAGGGTTAGACCAGATTATGGCGGATGAGTTGCGTATGCGCCAAATGCTGGTACACCTGCTTTCTAATGCCTTCAAATTTACTGAAACAGGTGGTGAAATTGGTCTGTGGGTCAGTCGTTGGGAAGGTTGGATTGCCTTTACAATCTGGGATACAGGGATTGGGATTCCCGAACACCAACAGCATTTAATCTTTCAGAAATTCCAACAACTGGAAAATCCCCTCACCCGCCAGCATGAAGGAACAGGTCTGGGGCTTGTTTTAACCAGAGCCTTAGCTCGTCTCCACGGTGGAGATGTCAGCTTCTTGTCTCGCGAAGGCAAGGGTAGCCAGTTTACACTGCTCCTTCCCCCCAGTCCCCCTAAAGAGGTGGGGAGATTGGGAGATGAGGAAATAGGAAGAAACTCTTTTTCGCCCCGTCACCCCAACCCGACTCTACAAGAAGCCGCCCTCCAGTCGTCTACGAAAAGCCCTATGCTTGCAGCACGGCTACGCCGAACGGGTATCTCCAGCAAAGACGCTACCCGTGCCTCGTCGCTCCGCGAGGAGCTTACGCTAACACGAAGTGTGACCGAAGGGCTGACGCAGTCGCCTAGGTCGGGAAACCCTCCTACTCACCGCCCTCCGGTCGTCTACACCCCATCATCCCATCACCCTACTTCTTCTAAGTCGCTGGTGTTGGTGGTTGAGGCAGTAGCTCGGTATATTGAAGATTTGACTGAACAACTGACAGGTTTGGGTTATCGGGTGGTGATTGCTCGCTCAGGATGTGAAGCCATAGAAAAAGCTCGGCGCTTGCAACCCAAAGCTATCTTCCTCAATCCGTTGCTCCCTTTGCTGTCGGGTTGGGATGTACTGACCTTACTCAAGTCCGATGACCCAACTCGTCACATCCCCATCATTGTGACAGCAACAGGAGCGGAAAAAGAGCAAGCATTTACTAACCGAGCGGATGGTTTTTTGAGCTTACCAGTACAACATCAGGTCTTGACACCGCTCATAGAAGGTCTATGTGCTGCACCAGAAGGAAAGCAGCAAAAATCAGATCATGGAGAATTTGTCTGTGATAACACACCACTGAAAATTTTGAGGTTGGTCAATCCTGAGTGTGAATCTCTGACTTCGCACCCGTTACTTCAACAGCACCAAGTCATTGAAGTGGATGACCTGGATCAGGCAGAACTGCTGTCTCGGGTTTGGCAGTTTGATGTCGTTTTGCTGGATACAGAAATGCCAGCAGCCGAAGCTTTGCTAAAACAACTTAGTCAGCACCCTCGTTTGGCAGACCTACCGCTTGTGACGTGTAATGTATTAACTACGCAGGTTGCTTCTCAAATGGCTGGACTTTCTGTGTTCCCTTGCCTAACGCCATCGGATACAGATAAGTGTCATGGTGGGAAGAAAACAGATGCTTTGTTATCAGTGTTGCAAATTGCATCTGGTGCATGCTGCCCACCCAGCATCTTAGTGCTGGATTTAGCCATCCTGCCGGATTTACCAAAGGCAAAACACAAGCAGATGAGGGGTTCTCCGACAGAAAAAAACTCCTCATTCAGTGGCTCTATTTTTGGGGAAAATGCTCTGTGTCCCTTGACAACCTCTCGTGGCTGTGAGTGGTTCCAAGCTTTGATTCAGTATCTGCAAACAGCGGGCTTCAAAGCATCCATGAGTCGGTCTTGGGCAGAACTGCTACAGCAAATTCGCCACCAAAGTATTGACTTAGTGCTTATTTGTTTAGGAGAGTCTACCATTCAACAAGAAGTGTACTCTGCCTTGAAAGCATTGGGACAGTTGCCTTTCAACTTACCACCAGTTTTACTCCTCGACCAGCGATTAAATCCCAATGATCTTGAATATGCACAACCTGACATTTGTCAAGAGGATACAGATAAAAAATTTGAGTCAATAGAAACTCTGGTGGGTACTATTACCTCCCAAATTTTACCTCGCTCTATATCAATGGAAGACTTGCTAAACGAGATTAATAAAACTTTGAAAGGTTATTAG